In one window of Vulpes vulpes isolate BD-2025 chromosome 1, VulVul3, whole genome shotgun sequence DNA:
- the NAPSA gene encoding napsin-A, which yields MLPLALLLPLLPLPLIVEPARASLIRIPLRRVYPGLKTLNSLRGWGKPTVPPSLGVPSSGDKPVFVPLSNYMNVQYYGEIGLGTPPQNFSVIFDTGSSNLWVPSIRCHFFSLPCWFHHRYNSKASSSFQPNGTKFAIQYGTGRLDGILSEDKLTIGGVKSASVIFGEALWEPSLVFTLAHFDGILGLGFPILAVGGVQPPLDLLVDQGLLDKPVFSFYLNRDPEAVDGGELVLGGSDPAHYIPPLTFLPVTVPAYWQIHMERVKVGTGLILCAQGCAAILDTGTSLITGPTEEIQALNAAIGGFSLLLGEYLIQCSEIPTLPPISFLLGGVWFNLTAQDYVIQIARGGVRLCLSGFQALDIPPPTGPLWILGDVFLGAHVAVFDRGNLTGGARVGLARASPLPAGPQGGGSAQAQFSGWRPG from the exons ATGTTGCCGCTAgcgctgctgctgccgctgctgccacTGCCGCTGATCGTGGAGCCTGCCCGGGCCTCGCTGATCCG GATCCCTCTCCGCCGAGTCTACCCTGGACTCAAGACCCTGAACTCACTGAGGGGATGGGGGAAGCCAACAGTGCCCCCCAGTTTGGGGGTCCCATCCTCTGGGGACAAGCCTGTCTTTGTACCTCTCTCTAACTACATGAAT GTCCAGTATTATGGGGAAATTGGACTGGGAACACCCCCGCAAAACTTCTCTGTCATCTTTGACACTGGCTCCTCCAATCTCTGGGTCCCATCCATAAGATGCCACTTCTTCAGTCTGCCCTGCT GGTTCCACCACCGCTACAACTCCAAAGCCTCCAGCTCATTCCAACCCAATGGGACCAAGTTTGCCATTCAATATGGAACTGGGAGGCTAGATGGCATCCTGAGTGAGGACAAGCTGACT ATTGGAGGAGTTAAGAGTGCATCAGTGATTTTTGGAGAGGCGCTGTGGGAGCCCAGCCTGGTCTTCACTTTAGCCCACTTCGATGGAATactgggccttggtttccccattcTGGCTGTGGGAGGAGTTCAGCCCCCGCTGGATTTACTGGTGGACCAGGGGCTACTGGATAAGCCTGTCTTCTCCTTCTATCTCAACAG GGATCCTGAAGCAGTGGATGGAGGAGAGCtggtcctgggtggctccgaTCCAGCTCACTATATCCCACCCCTCACTTTCTTGCCAGTCACGGTCCCTGCCTACTGGCAGATCCACATGGAGCG TGTGAAGGTGGGCACTGGGCTGATTCTTTGTGCCCAGGGCTGTGCTGCCATCCTGGACACAGGTACATCCCTCATCACAGGACCCACTGAAGAGATCCAGGCCCTGAATGCAGCCATTGGAGGATTCTCCTTGCTGTTGGGGGAG TACCTCATCCAGTGCTCAGAAATCCCAACGCTCCCTCCAATCTCCTTCCTCCTTGGGGGGGTCTGGTTTAACCTCACGGCCCAGGACTATGTCATCCAG ATTGCTCGGGGTGGTGTCCGCCTCTGCTTGTCTGGCTTCCAGGCCCTGGACATACCTCCGCCTACAGGGCCCCTCTGGATTCTCGGCGATGTCTTCTTGGGGGCCCACGTTGCAGTCTTCGACCGCGGAAACCTAACAGGCGGTGCCCGAGTGGGGTTGGCGCGCGCCAGCCCTCTACCAGCCGGACCACAAGGGGGTGGATCCGCTCAGGCGCAGTTCTCCGGCTGGCGCCCTGGCTAG